ATGAGATGCCGGTCTGTCTCACTCTCATGCAAAGGTAAGATCAACCATTTAATCCGCTTACCCTGATTTTGGACCCCGTTCTCTCGCCGAGCATCGCAGTGGAAGCCGGAAAGACCCGAAGGGTTGCGCGCAGGACGCGCGCAATTCTGCAGTCGGGCCATGGACGGCCCGTCTGCAGAACCCCGGCTGGAACGAGAAGCACAGGGCACCCGTAGGGCGAGAGAGTCGGGGTGCCCTTTCTTTTGGTTACTTTGCTTTGGGCAAGCAAAGAAAAGTAACTCGTCCGCGCGCCAAGGAAGCAGAGAAGAAAATCGACACTACCGCGGACGAAACACTCCGTACCCAAATACCCCTCTAGGGTATGAGTACCCGCAACGCCCGGTTGATCGCCTGAAACCTGGCCGTGGAGCCGCCGCGGTCCGGGTGGTGGCGGCTGGCGAGTTCGCGGTAGCGGTGACGGATGGCGGCCTCGTCGACGGGGTCTTCGAGCTCGAACTCGGCCAGGGCGGCGGCACGGCGGTCGTCGCGCAGCATACGCGCGTAGAAGTCGGTGAGCAGGGCCTCGACGTCGCCGGGGCCGGTGGTCTCGAGCTGGTCGAGGTCGAGGTAGTAGGCGCGCAGCGGATCGGGGATGGCCAGGGCGTCGTCGCCCTCGCGGTAGGGATGCAGGCGGATGGCGAGCGGGTCGATGGCGAGGTGTCCGCTGCGGGTGGCCCAGAGTTCGTCGCGCAGCCGATAGAGCGCGTGGAACAGCACGAAGTGCGCACGAAACAGGGCGTGGGTGCCGTCGCGCTTCTCGGGCAGGCCGAACTCGCGCGGGGCGTCGTCCAGCAGACGCAGCAGCTCGTACTCGCGCAGCGGGCCGTCCTGCATCTGAAGCAGGACGTAGACACAGTCGCCCAGGCGCTCGAGATCCTCGGGATCGGGGCGGGTGTTCAAGACGCCTGCGGCTCCTTCACGGCCAGCCCGCTGATGTCGATATCCGGCTCCGGCACCTCGCGCGGCTG
The Chromatiales bacterium genome window above contains:
- a CDS encoding DnaJ domain-containing protein; the protein is MQDGPLREYELLRLLDDAPREFGLPEKRDGTHALFRAHFVLFHALYRLRDELWATRSGHLAIDPLAIRLHPYREGDDALAIPDPLRAYYLDLDQLETTGPGDVEALLTDFYARMLRDDRRAAALAEFELEDPVDEAAIRHRYRELASRHHPDRGGSTARFQAINRALRVLIP